A single genomic interval of Rhododendron vialii isolate Sample 1 chromosome 3a, ASM3025357v1 harbors:
- the LOC131321040 gene encoding basic leucine zipper 34, with product MSRHAHLPPRCPFQKKSTTRSIYDPLSPSSCKELYPRHQKSISQSSILEEQPEWLDDLLGDSDANTKGTLHRRSVSDSMTLLDGLVSLNDDDSSVSSETGSGFESGCMYGPNSPRSKGKFTFPESTMVSALSDCLFQNPMEYLDGGLCASGMVHCEVQDGSGLAGEANAESKADKRHSGQRSRVRKLQYIAELERTVDVLQTLESELAVRVASLLQQRAALSMENGKLKQQMARLKKEKVIGGGRYQSLKKELERLKIRVAYSSSGDVEKDFRSSSAAEGVSLDAAWQMLDIGKLNLNARN from the exons ATGTCGAGGCATGCTCACCTTCCTCCCCGCTGCCCgtttcaaaagaaaagtacaacCCGATCGATTTATGACCCTTTGTCGCCAAGCTCATGCAAAGAGTTGTACCCAAGACACCAAAAATCCATATCTCAAAGCTCCATATTAGAGGAGCAGCCAGAATGGCTCGACGACCTGTTGGGTGATTCGGACGCAAATACAAAAGGGACACTCCACCGGCGATCAGTTAGTGATTCAATGACCCTCTTGGATGGCCTTGTCTCACTTAATGATGATGACAGTTCAGTTTCCAGTGAAACTGGTAGTGGCTTTGAGTCAGGTTGTATGTACGGTCCTAATTCCCCTCGGAGCAAAGGGAAATTTACCTTTCCAGAGAGTACCATGGTTTCAGCATTATCAGATTGTCTCTTTCAAAACCCTATGGAGTATTTAGATGGTGGTCTTTGTGCTTCTGGAATGGTGCATTGTGAAGTGCAAGATGGAAGCGGCTTAGCTGGGGAGGCTAATGCAGAGTCAAAGGCAGATAAAAG GCATTCTGGGCAACGCTCAAGGGTTCGTAAACTCCAATATATTGCTGAACTGGAAAGAACTGTTGATGTTCTACAG ACTTTAGAGTCAGAGTTAGCTGTTCGCGTTGCTTCTCTTCTTCAGCAACGTGCTGCTTTGTCAATGGAGAATGGTAAATTAAAGCAGCAGATGGCCAGACTTAAGAAGGAAAAAGTGATTGGGGGTG GTCGGTATCAGTCTCTGAAGAAAGAACTAGAGAGGTTGAAAATTCGTGTAGCTTATTCCTCCAGTGGAGACGTTGAAAAAGATTTCAGGTCAAGCTCTGCAGCAGAGGGAGTTAGCTTAGATGCTGCTTGGCAGATGCTGGACATAGGAAAACTTAACCTTAACGCAAGAAACTGA
- the LOC131319507 gene encoding vacuolar protein sorting-associated protein 60.2-like, producing the protein MKKIFGAKKDKEPPPSLQDASDRINKRGETVDEKIKRLDAELTRYKEQLKKTRPGPAQEAVKARAMRVLKQKRMYEGQRDMLYNQTLNLDQVAFASEGIKDAQQTMSALKSANKDLKGMMKTVKIQDIDNLQDEMMDMVDVSNEIQESLGRSYNVPDDVDEDELMGELDGLEADMGFEIEGDGVPSYLQPDKEPDMEGELNLPSAPSGHAAVPAGGGNHQVEDEFGLPAVPSSMRG; encoded by the exons atgaagaaaatctTCGGCGCTAAGAAAGACAAAGAACCCCCTCCTTCCCTTCAAGACGCCTCCGATcgg ATTAATAAAAGAGGTGAAACAGTTGATGAGAAGATCAAGAGGCTTGATGCTGAACTAACCAGATATAAAGAACAGCTCAAGAAAACCCGACCTGGGCCTGCTCAAGAAGCTGTCAAAGCTCGAGCCATGAGAGTTCTCAAGCAAAAGAGAAT GTATGAAGGACAACGCGATATGCTTTACAATCAGACGCTCAATCTGGACCAAGTTGCTTTTGCCTCTGAGGGAATTAAAGATGCTCAGCAAACA atgtCAGCGTTGAAATCGGCAAACAAAGATTTGAAAGGAATGATGAAGACTGTGAAGATTCAGGACATAGAT AACTTACAAGATGAGATGATGGACATGGTCGATGTGAGCAATGAAATCCAAGAGTCTCTTGGTAGAAGCTATAATGTACCCGATGACGTTGATGAGGATGAACTCATGGGGG AGCTTGATGGTTTGGAAGCTGACATGGGATTTGAGATTGAAGGTGATGGGGTGCCTTCATATCTTCAGCCTGACAAGGAACCCGATATGGAAGGGGAACTCAACTTGCCTTCAGCACCATCAGGGCACGCAGCAGTACCAGCAGGCGGAGGCAACCACCAG GTTGAGGATGAATTTGGTTTACCTGCTGTTCCATCGTCTATGCGTGGTTAA
- the LOC131319069 gene encoding uncharacterized protein LOC131319069 isoform X2, with product MNSLENQVPPQTHHFFSKLRYFYLFSILVVFLAILFSFANTGHYKIQLLKTTHSSHFHKLLGFLHSTPKIKQNPQTNPNPKPPYCVLWMAPFLSGGGYSSEAWSYILALQYGNPSFRMGINQHGDQEIVEFWEGLPMEMRKLAFELHRTECEVENTIVVCHSEPGAWYPPLFQTVPCPPTGYGHFRHVIGRTMFETDRLNIEHVRRCNQMDSVWVPTNFHVSAFVDSGVDPSKVVKVIQPVDVKFFDPDKYMPLELSSRGKLVLGSNSLKSSNSNTKFVFLSIFKWEYRKGWDVLLLAYLKEFSYGDGVVLYLLTNPYHSDRDFGDKIVDFVEDSDLVKPVDGWAPIYVIDSHIPHVDLPRLYKAADVFVLPSRGEGWGRPIVEAMAMSLPVITTNWSGPTEYLTEENSYPLPVDVMSEVFEGPFKGHLWAQPSVDRLRVLMRRVVSTPEEAKAKGRRAREDMIGRFSPEIVAGIVTDHVLQILNKTAGII from the coding sequence ATGAATTCCCTGGAAAACCAAGTACCCCCTCAAACCCACCATTTTTTCTCGAAATTGAGATACTTCTATTTATTTTCCATACTAGTTGTATTTCTGGCAATCTTATTCAGTTTCGCAAACACAGGCCATTACAAAATTCAACTTCTAAAGACAACTCACTCTAGCCATTTTCACAAACTCCTAGGGTTTCTTCACTCAACccccaaaataaaacaaaacccaCAAACAAACCCTAATCCCAAACCCCCTTACTGTGTCCTATGGATGGCCCCTTTTCTCTCTGGTGGTGGGTATAGCTCAGAAGCTTGGTCTTATATCTTGGCCTTACAGTATGGAAACCCTAGTTTTAGAATGGGTATTAACCAACATGGTGATCAGGAAATTGTAGAGTTTTGGGAGGGTTTGCCAATGGAAATGAGGAAACTGGCTTTTGAGCTTCATAGAACAGAATGTGAAGTGGAAAACACCATTGTGGTATGCCACAGTGAGCCTGGTGCTTGGTACCCCCCTCTGTTTCAGACAGTCCCATGCCCACCGACTGGTTACGGGCATTTTAGGCACGTAATTGGTCGGACCATGTTTGAGACTGATCGGTTGAATATTGAACACGTTAGGCGGTGTAATCAAATGGATTCCGTTTGGGTTCCTACCAATTTCCACGTATCTGCATTTGTAGACAGCGGGGTTGATCCATCGAAGGTTGTGAAAGTCATTCAACCTGTCGATGTGAAGTTCTTCGATCCTGATAAGTACATGCCGCTGGAACTTTCCTCTAGAGGGAAACTAGTTTTGGGATCAAATTCATTGAAGAGTTCCAATTCCAATACGAAGTTCGTGTTCTTGAGTATTTTCAAGTGGGAATACCGGAAGGGATGGGATGTGTTGTTGCTGGCATACTTAAAGGAATTCTCATATGGTGATGGGGTTGTTTTATACTTGTTGACGAATCCGTACCATTCTGATAGGGATTTTGGTGACAAGATAGTGGATTTTGTCGAGGATTCCGATTTGGTGAAACCGGTTGATGGTTGGGCTCCAATTTATGTGATAGACTCCCATATTCCTCATGTTGATCTACCTCGGTTATACAAGGCTGCTGACGTGTTTGTTCTTCCCTCAAGAGGAGAAGGGTGGGGCCGCCCTATTGTGGAGGCGATGGCGATGTCATTGCCGGTTATCACGACAAATTGGTCTGGACCCACAGAGTACTTAACGGAGGAAAATAGCTATCCCTTGCCGGTAGATGTGATGAGCGAAGTATTTGAAGGACCGTTTAAAGGGCATTTATGGGCTCAACCGTCTGTTGATAGGCTTAGAGTTTTGATGAGGCGTGTTGTGAGCACTCCTGAGGAAGCTAAAGCCAAAGGGAGGAGAGCGAGGGAGGACATGATCGGTAGATTTTCTCCGGAGATTGTTGCTGGGATTGTGACTGATCATGTATTGCAGATACTCAACAAGACTGCCGGAATTATTTAG
- the LOC131319069 gene encoding uncharacterized protein LOC131319069 isoform X1, with translation MNSLENQVPPQTHHFFSKLRYFYLFSILVVFLAILFSFANTGHYKIQLLKTTHSSHFHKLLGFLHSTPKIKQNPQTNPNPKPPYCVLWMAPFLSGGGYSSEAWSYILALQYGNPSFRMGINQHGDQEIVEFWEGLPMEMRKLAFELHRTECEVENTIVVCHSEPGAWYPPLFQTVPCPPTGYGHFRHVIGRTMFETDRLNIEHVRRCNQMDSVWVPTNFHVSAFVDSGVDPSKVVKVIQPVDVKFFDPDKYMPLELSSRGKLVLGSNSLKSSNSNTKFVFLSIFKWEYRKGWDVLLLAYLKEFSYGDGVVLYLLTNPYHSDRDFGDKIVDFVEDSDLVKPVDGWAPIYVIDSHIPHVDLPRLYKAADVFVLPSRGEGWGRPIVEAMAMSLPVITTNWSGPTEYLTEENSYPLPVDVMSEVFEGPFKGHLWAQPSVDRLRVLMRRVVSTPEEAKAKGRRAREDMIGRFSPEIVAGIVTDHVLQILNKTAGIIY, from the exons ATGAATTCCCTGGAAAACCAAGTACCCCCTCAAACCCACCATTTTTTCTCGAAATTGAGATACTTCTATTTATTTTCCATACTAGTTGTATTTCTGGCAATCTTATTCAGTTTCGCAAACACAGGCCATTACAAAATTCAACTTCTAAAGACAACTCACTCTAGCCATTTTCACAAACTCCTAGGGTTTCTTCACTCAACccccaaaataaaacaaaacccaCAAACAAACCCTAATCCCAAACCCCCTTACTGTGTCCTATGGATGGCCCCTTTTCTCTCTGGTGGTGGGTATAGCTCAGAAGCTTGGTCTTATATCTTGGCCTTACAGTATGGAAACCCTAGTTTTAGAATGGGTATTAACCAACATGGTGATCAGGAAATTGTAGAGTTTTGGGAGGGTTTGCCAATGGAAATGAGGAAACTGGCTTTTGAGCTTCATAGAACAGAATGTGAAGTGGAAAACACCATTGTGGTATGCCACAGTGAGCCTGGTGCTTGGTACCCCCCTCTGTTTCAGACAGTCCCATGCCCACCGACTGGTTACGGGCATTTTAGGCACGTAATTGGTCGGACCATGTTTGAGACTGATCGGTTGAATATTGAACACGTTAGGCGGTGTAATCAAATGGATTCCGTTTGGGTTCCTACCAATTTCCACGTATCTGCATTTGTAGACAGCGGGGTTGATCCATCGAAGGTTGTGAAAGTCATTCAACCTGTCGATGTGAAGTTCTTCGATCCTGATAAGTACATGCCGCTGGAACTTTCCTCTAGAGGGAAACTAGTTTTGGGATCAAATTCATTGAAGAGTTCCAATTCCAATACGAAGTTCGTGTTCTTGAGTATTTTCAAGTGGGAATACCGGAAGGGATGGGATGTGTTGTTGCTGGCATACTTAAAGGAATTCTCATATGGTGATGGGGTTGTTTTATACTTGTTGACGAATCCGTACCATTCTGATAGGGATTTTGGTGACAAGATAGTGGATTTTGTCGAGGATTCCGATTTGGTGAAACCGGTTGATGGTTGGGCTCCAATTTATGTGATAGACTCCCATATTCCTCATGTTGATCTACCTCGGTTATACAAGGCTGCTGACGTGTTTGTTCTTCCCTCAAGAGGAGAAGGGTGGGGCCGCCCTATTGTGGAGGCGATGGCGATGTCATTGCCGGTTATCACGACAAATTGGTCTGGACCCACAGAGTACTTAACGGAGGAAAATAGCTATCCCTTGCCGGTAGATGTGATGAGCGAAGTATTTGAAGGACCGTTTAAAGGGCATTTATGGGCTCAACCGTCTGTTGATAGGCTTAGAGTTTTGATGAGGCGTGTTGTGAGCACTCCTGAGGAAGCTAAAGCCAAAGGGAGGAGAGCGAGGGAGGACATGATCGGTAGATTTTCTCCGGAGATTGTTGCTGGGATTGTGACTGATCATGTATTGCAGATACTCAACAAGACTGCCGGAATTATTTA TTGA
- the LOC131319070 gene encoding nudix hydrolase 26, chloroplastic, which produces MAFLLCGRFLLVSSCSFSLHPFQLLSHPTPSSPNYPINFTKITNLSLLHRKQLRSSSSMEAAPEGYRRNVGICLINPSKKIFAASRLDVPDSWQMPQGGIDGNEVPRDAAIRELREETGVTSAEVLAEVPHWLTYDFPPNVRESLNHRWGADWKGQAQKWFLLKFNGKEEEVNLLGDGTEKPEFGEWSWLSPEEVIDRAVDFKKPVYKEVMAAFSPYLH; this is translated from the exons ATGGCTTTTTTATTGTGTGGCCGATTCCTCCTCGTTAGTTCCTGCAGCTTCTCTCTCCACCCGTTCCAGCTTCTCTCACATCCTACTCCCTCCTCCCCGAACTACCCCATCAATTTCACTAAAATTACTAACCTGTCCCTCCTCCATCGCAAGCAACTCCGTTCTTCGTCGTCCATGGAGGCCGCTCCCGAGGGTTACCGAAGAAACGTTGGCATTTGCCTCATCAATCCTTCCAAAAAA ATTTTTGCTGCTTCAAGGCTCGATGTACCGGATTCCTGGCAAATGCCCCAG GGTGGTATTGATGGAAATGAAGTTCCAAGAGATGCAGCTATCCGTGAATTGAGAGAAGAAACAGGGGTTACTTCAGCTGAAGTTCTTGCAGAG GTACCACATTGGCTGACGTACGATTTCCCGCCAAATGTCCGGGAAAGCCTTAATCATCGGTGGGGAGCAGACTGGAAGGGTCAAGCACAAAAGTG GTTCCTTCTTAAATTCAATGGAAAGGAGGAGGAAGTCAATCTTTTGGGCGATGGAACTGAGAAGCCAGAGTTTGGAGAATGGTCATGGTTGTCACCGGAAGAAGTAATCGACCGT GCAGTGGACTTCAAGAAGCCTGTTTACAAAGAAGTTATGGCAGCCTTTTCCCCCTACCTTCACTAA